The DNA window AAGTCTCCAGGGCACAAAATATGAACTGTACAACATCCTGCAAAGACTTCTCATGTAAATAACATCTTCAGTTGCTCAATACGAGCGGAGCGGACTTCATCGTCGGTCAGTGCCCCAGAGATCATCCTCTGCTTGCCCGCTTGCACCTTCTGCATCCGCTCCTCGACCGTATCCTGGAATCCAGACAgaatgtgtttttatttttgctgtGCTTTCTGGCAAAAGTGAGCAGATGTTGTGACTGGGATTGTCAATGTCCTTACCTTGACGATGAAGCGCCTTACTTGGACCGCTCTCTTTTGCCCGATACGGTGAATTCGCATGATAGCTTGTTCTTCCACTGCAGGATTCCACCATGGATCCTATATgaatgcaaaagaaaaaaaggttgaTGTGACCATTTAGGTTAGAAAGTTGATGCAAGAATAAGTATTTGCAGGTCATTGGATTGACAATGTATAGTTCAATTACCATTAGGAACACATTGGAGGCAGCAGTCAAATTAAGTCCAACACCTCCAGCCTTGAGTGACATAAGTAGCACCTAATTTTCAGGAAAAAAGATTTTCAGAATATGTGATGCTTCAAGAATCAAACGTTGCAGAAAGTAAAGCAAGAGTACAACTAGAAATGTATGTGCATACCAGCTTGTCCTTGCTTTCACTGAACTCCTTCAGAACCTTTTCTCTGTGTTTCTGGCTGAGCTTCCCATCAAACCTCAAGAATTTGACCCCTTTCTGATTGAAGGGAACCTCAACAAGATCGAAGAAGGAAGTGAACTGACTGAACACGATgctcttctccctcttctcctgaAGGCCCTCCAGGATCTTGATGAGTTTTATCACCTTAGATGAGTCCTTCCAGTTATTCTCAGGGTCAACCTGGAATCGACACTGACTAGGCAATGTGATCAGCTCAGATTTGGTGATGGGGCTTCGGCAAAGCGGGCATGGTCCTCCAGATGGCGTCCTCCAGCTAGAGAGCAGGCACTCACGGCACATCCGGTGCGCGCATGGCGTGAGCACTGGATCATCAGAAGCTGACTCAAGGCAGATTGGACACTCAGTAGTTGCGCCCTGGCGGATTTCTTCAACAACCTCTTCTACATACGCCTGTGAAGGAGGCGCACTGCGTCTCGCGGAATCACGTTGCACCCCATCAAGGAACCTCTGTGCTAGCTCGTCAAGGTCAGTATACTTCTGAGTATCAGCTCGACTGCGTATTTAGAATTTAACAGGAGTTAGAAATGACATGATGAAAATGTAAGGGAGCATTTTTCTTTGCAATCCATGTCTAACCTGATCACTAGAAAAGGGTGGTCGCAGCACTGTCTTAGCCGAAGGAGTAACTCAAGAATATTAGCGTAGTTGTTAAGAACACTGCCTTGTGCTACAAATTTATCAAATTGAACCTGTTGGGAGTACCATTTTGTGTTAGACAaaaacaaatctcagccatgAACATTAAGAACTATGGGAACAATGGTCCAAAGAACAATTCAGTGAAGGTTCCAATTTCTTATATTAACCCAAAGTCCTGAACaagaaaatttaaaacaaaGATACCTTTGATCTCCTGAAAAGCGCTTCATAGAAATCGCGTTCTTCTTCAGATTGTTCGCACTCCACAATCTCAATATTAGCTGGTGGGAGGACTAGTATGGGACTGGAAACAAGCATTTAATTGTTGTGAGCAACAGTACTTCCAAGAGCTAAGGCATGGCAAATGATAATTGATGCAGTTTATTGTGTTGACAAagtaacaaaataataaaatgcaTACTTTCCCATTTTGTCTTTTGTTTCCATCGTTCTCCTCAGCATGAGTGGCCTCAGAATAGCTCTGACAAGTTTCAATCCCCTCTCATCACCATTCTCATAAGGTCTTTGAATCAGCTTATTCCACCTTTTGAAATCAAAACAGCTTGAGTCAGATTTTCAATCCCAATAACACATCGGATTAGATTTTATGTAGCCAGAAAATGTTCGTACCAACTTGCGTCACCCCATGGTTCTACATGTAGGAAGCAAAGAAGACTGAAAAGGTCCTCCAAATTATTCTGCAGCAAATGTGATACGGATAAGTTAGCTTACTAGAAACTACAAAACTATTCATCAATGCTTCAAATTCTGGCAGTTCAACAGGaagtattaaaaaaacaaatggcaATGGTTGCAAACTCACCTGCAATGGTGTACCCGTAAGGCACCATCTGCAATGAGAAGTTAATTCATAAGCTGCTCGTGCTGCTTTGGTTCTGGGAGATTTGATCGTATGTGCTTCATCGAGCACAACTCTATACCAATCTATCCTGTGAAAGATACTGCTGCCATCCTGTAAATAGTACCATTTTTCGTTAGTTAAAATATAATGACCACACTTCTTGCAAAAAAAGCTATGACCATTACACTGTAGAGAAGGCCACAGTCCAAACTCTTACATTCTTGTGAGCTGATTGAAGAACACCATAGGTTGTCAAGACAACACTATGCTGAGCCATGAATCTCAGGTCAGTGGTTCTGTCGCCACCATAGTAGACAAACACAGAAAGAGCTCCTGGTGCTGAATGTGCCTCCAATTCATCCTGCAAAGGACAATGATCACATTACTAGTCTTGCAAATCAAAAGTTCCTAGCAGAAACTAGAAAAAGGATCAAACAAGCTGCTTGAAAATGCAAGGCTGGAAAAAAATGAAGACAAAAACCTAAGGTTCCCCTTTCAATTGTTCTCAAGTTGAATGCAAGCAAAATAAAATACAACTATAAAACTAGAAAAGTACAATATAATGGTAAGCATAGATACGATTTCTTACCTTCCACTGACCTAGCAATGCCATTGGACAGATTATAAGTGTGCCTCCTCTTACAGAGGATCTCGAAGTTTGTGCCATGGTGTCACGATCTCTAGTACCCCTCTTATCTTGTTCTATCTCCCCCCTTGGATTTGATAGTATTAGAGCAATAGTCATGACAGTTTTACCAAGACCCATTGCATCAGCTAGTATCTGCAAAGCAAAAGATG is part of the Oryza glaberrima chromosome 4, OglaRS2, whole genome shotgun sequence genome and encodes:
- the LOC127769485 gene encoding DNA repair protein RAD5B, with the translated sequence MHGDWPESPSQAVLYADEIAAVRAVLGAGLDKSRVVAALSRCGGNTERAINALLDDDATAAGVEDESKKGKGAKTVAPPVKAERDAGGAAPKPPPPPVKVEVLDDEPVGSQESKGCSARVKKEREDELLVKAPPPPTPDRVKKEEDYRCDGVAAKRGAATANAAGISLVPRPRKRSRVDDEAEIIDLTATHPVPYLNPRPIRAVPPPEAMEMLESRRVRARPPSPSSDLRMVMAPPDAEFGEFPEERDWFLVGRSYVTGLSTNRGRRRLDAGELVHFSFPSLERTYGGIKVSNKKAAALAEIVRFSTNRAGEIGKLSTEWTKCLVPLVNSSKVKIQGKIVFPTVELRLMEEILLYVSFYIHRSVFTASGNNSSWDLLAPANVDYSTNPLYRLFRLLKLRAFTKADITPEELAAGKRPRNLRGDDNDEDEPMAIVGLENRHTAGQTFPEQGTDEQAISEAALNKIVGTAETYDLEEAEPPSTLVSVLKPYQKEALFWMSQLEKGIDADQAKKTLHPCWSAYKIVDKRAPAVYVNVFTGEATTQFQSVTQSARGGILADAMGLGKTVMTIALILSNPRGEIEQDKRGTRDRDTMAQTSRSSVRGGTLIICPMALLGQWKDELEAHSAPGALSVFVYYGGDRTTDLRFMAQHSVVLTTYGVLQSAHKNDGSSIFHRIDWYRVVLDEAHTIKSPRTKAARAAYELTSHCRWCLTGTPLQNNLEDLFSLLCFLHVEPWGDASWWNKLIQRPYENGDERGLKLVRAILRPLMLRRTMETKDKMGNPILVLPPANIEIVECEQSEEERDFYEALFRRSKVQFDKFVAQGSVLNNYANILELLLRLRQCCDHPFLVISRADTQKYTDLDELAQRFLDGVQRDSARRSAPPSQAYVEEVVEEIRQGATTECPICLESASDDPVLTPCAHRMCRECLLSSWRTPSGGPCPLCRSPITKSELITLPSQCRFQVDPENNWKDSSKVIKLIKILEGLQEKREKSIVFSQFTSFFDLVEVPFNQKGVKFLRFDGKLSQKHREKVLKEFSESKDKLVLLMSLKAGGVGLNLTAASNVFLMDPWWNPAVEEQAIMRIHRIGQKRAVQVRRFIVKDTVEERMQKVQAGKQRMISGALTDDEVRSARIEQLKMLFT